A portion of the Thunnus albacares chromosome 5, fThuAlb1.1, whole genome shotgun sequence genome contains these proteins:
- the fmnl3 gene encoding formin-like protein 3 isoform X2 has translation MGNIESVDGQSEMKHHIMPLKVPMPDPTELEEKFAIVLNSMNLPPDKARLLRQYDNEKKWDLICDQERFQVKNPPHTYIQKIRGYLDPGVTRKFRRRVQESTKVLRELEISLRTNHIGWVREFLNDENRGLDILVEYLSFAQCAVMLDFEGLENGEDGFLDKAKSWNRSIEDLHHTSTQPFCNTLVRSARQSVLRYGTVSNSKTIKNSRLVSQKDDVHVCIMCLRAIMNYQYGFNMVMSHAHAVNEIALSLNNKNSRTKALVLELLAAVCLVRGGHEIILSAFDNFKEVCKEKHRFERLMDYFRSEEGNIDYMVACMQFINIVVHSVEDMNFRVHLQYEFTKLGLDDYLEKCKHTESDKLSVQIQAYLDNVFDVGGLLEDAETKNAALEKVEELEEHLSHVTEKLLEVENETMMKVADLEKVLLQKDKDLLAIRETYESTNTQVNTLRRMIKEKDAAFQRQVNIERRLLELEQQGTIRLHKKPDGDIAIETLGVGGGSGLGIPLGDIGQLSLGSTAGLTESGGADTSLPPASEAPPPPPPPPPPPPPLPSATGSCAPVPPPPPPLAPPLPDASPSVILSLGLSAIRIKKPIKTKFRLPVFNWTALKPNQINGTVFNEIDDERVLEELDLEKFEELFKTRAQGPVVDLSCTKSKVAQKAVNKVTLLDANRSKNLAITLRKANKTTEEICKAIEKFDLKALPVDFVECLMRFLPTEAEVKVLRQYERERRPLDQLAEEDRFMLLFSKIERLTQRMNIITFVGNFADNVNMLTPQLNAIIAASGSVKSSPKLKRMLEIILALGNYMNSSKRGCVYGFKLQSLDLLLDTKSTDRKMTLLHYIALIVKEKYPELANFHNELHFVDKAAAVSLENVLLDVRELGKGMDLIRRECSLHDHSVLKGFVQASDTQLDKLQKDAKTAEEAFNNVVNYFGESAKTTPPSVFFPVFVRFIKAYKDALEENEQRKKQEQAMREKLLAQEAKQHDPKVQAQKKRQQQQELIAELRKRQAKDHRPVYEGKDGTIEDIITVLKSVPFTARTAKRGSRFFCEANLCDDANC, from the exons aatTCTATGAACCTGCCTCCAGACAAAGCTCGGCTCCTCAGACAATATGACAATGAGAAGAAATGGGACCTCATCTGCGACCAG GAGAGGTTTCAAGTCAAGAATCCACCTCACACCTACATCCAGAAAATACGAGGATACTTAGATCCCGGAGTCACGCGAAAG TTTCGCAGGCGGGTGCAGGAATCTACAAAAGTCTTGAGGGAGCTGGAGATATCGCTGAGGACAAACCACATCGG GTGGGTCAGGGAGTTCCTCAATGATGAGAACAGAGGTCTCGACATCCTGGTGGAGTATCTCTCTTTTGCCCAGTGTGCTGTCAT GTTGGATTTTGAGGGGCTGGAGAATGGGGAGGATGGCTTCTTGGACAAGGCTAAATCTTGGAACAGGTCCATAGAGGATCTGCATCATACAAGCACCCAACCCTTCTGCAACACACTGGTGCGCTCTGCTCGCCAGTCTGTCCTCCG CTATGGCACAGTTTCCAACAGCAAAACCATCAAGAACTCCCGTCTTGTGAGCCAAAAGgatgatgtgcatgtgtgcatcaTGTGCTTGAGAGCGATCATGAACTACCAG TATGGCTTCAATATGGTCATGTCTCACGCACACGCAGTCAATGAAATTGCTCTCAGCTTGAACAATAAGAACTCACG GACAAAAGCCTTGGTCCTTGAGCTGCTGGCTGCCGTCTGTCTAGTACGAGGAGGTCACGAGATCATCCTCTCAGCATTTGACAACTTCAAAGAG GTCTGTAAGGAGAAGCATCGCTTTGAGAGACTGATGGATTACTTCCGCAGTGAGGAGGGAAACATTGACTACATG GTGGCTTGCATGCAGTTCATCAACATTGTAGTCCACTCTGTGGAGGACATGAACTTCAGAGTCCATCTGCAGTATGAGTTCACCAAGCTGGGACTGGATGACTACCTGGAG AAATGTAAACATACGGAGAGTGACAAGCTGTCGGTGCAGATCCAGGCATACCTGGATAATGTATTTGACGTGGGTGGTCTACTGGAAGATGCAGAGACCAAGAATGCAGCGCTGGAGAAGGTGGAGGAACTGGAGGAGCACCTGTCCCAT GTGACGGAGAAGCTTCTGGAGGTTGAGAATGAGACAATGATGAAAGTGGCTGATCTGGAGAAGGTGCTCCTTCAGAAGGATAAGGATCTGCTTGCAATACGG GAGACGTACGAGTCGACCAACACCCAGGTCAACACCCTGAGGAGGATGATCAAGGAGAAGGATGCCGCCTTCCAGAGGCAAGTCAACATCGAGAGACGGCTGCTGGAGCTGGAACAGCAAGGCACCATCCGTTTGCACAAGAAGCCTGATGGAGACATTGCCATTGAGACGCTGGGTGTCGGGGGTGGTAGTGGCCTTGGGATCCCTCTGGGTGACATCGGGCAGCTATCTTTAGGTTCAACAGCTGGATTAACAGAATCAGGAGGAGCAGACACCAGTTTACCCCCAGCCAGTGAAGCTccgcctccacctcctccacctccaccgccgcctcctcctcttccctctgcCACAG GCTCGTGTGCACCAGTCCCACCACCGCCACCTCCTCTTGCTCCACCTCTGCCGGACGCTTCTCCCTCAGTTATTCTGAGTTTGGGTCTGTCAG cTATCAGAATCAAGAAGCCCATCAAGACTAAGTTCCGTCTGCCTGTGTTTAACTGGACGGCCTTGAAGCCCAATCAGATCAATGGCACAGTCTTCAACGAGATCGATGACGAACGTGTGCTAGAG GAGCTGGATCTGGAGAAGTTTGAGGAGCTGTTTAAGACCAGAGCCCAGGGTCCTGTGGTGGATCTATCTTGTACCAAGAGCAAAGTTGCCCAGAAGGCGGTAAACAAAGTCACCCTTCTGGATGCCAACCGCTCCAAGAACTTAGCCATCACACTGCGAAAGGCTAACAAGACCACAGAGGAGATATGCAAAGCAATAGAGAA GTTTGACCTAAAGGCCTTACCAGTTGACTTTGTGGAGTGCCTGATGCGTTTCCTGCCCACGGAGGCGGAAGTCAAGGTGTTGCGTCAGTATGAACGTGAGCGGCGTCCATTGGACCAGCTAGCAGAGGAGGATCGCTTCATGTTATTATTCAGCAAGATTGAGAGACTCACACAGAGGATGAACATCATCACCTTTGTCGGGAACTTTGCTGACAATGTCAACATGCTCACACCACAACTAAACGCAATCATTGCTGCCTCTGGCTCAGTGAAATCCTCACCAAAGTTGAAAAGAATGCTCGAG ATCATCTTAGCTTTGGGAAACTACATGAACAGCAGCAAACGAGGCTGTGTTTATGGTTTCAAATTACAAAGTCTTGATCTG CTGCTGGACACTAAGTCTACAGACAGAAAGATGACATTGCTCCACTACATAGCTCTCATTGTGAAAGAGAAGTACCCTGAGCTGGCCAACTTCCACAATGAACTGCACTTTGTGGATAAAGCTGCAGCAG TATCTCTGGAAAATGTGCTGCTGGATGTCCGAGAGCTGGGGAAAGGCATGGACCTGATCCGGAGGGAGTGCAGTCTTCACGACCATTCGGTGCTCAAGGGCTTCGTCCAGGCTAGTGACACACAGCTGGACAAGCTGCAGAAGGACGCCAAGACAGCAGAG GAAGCCTTCAACAATGTGGTGAACTACTTTGGAGAGAGTGCCAAGACGACTCCACCCTCTGTGTTCTTCCCTGTGTTTGTGCGCTTTATCAAGGCCTACAAG GATGCATTGGAGGAAAACgaacaaaggaaaaagcagGAGCAAGCAATGAGAGAAAAGTTACTGGCTCAGGAGGCTAAACAGCATGACCCCAAG GTCCAAGCTCAGAagaagaggcagcagcagcaggagctgaTCGCAGAGCTGCGCAAGCGGCAAGCCAAAGACCACCGGCCCGTGTATGAGGGCAAGGACGGCACTATTGAGGACATCATCACAG tACTGAAGAGCGTGCCCTTCACAGCCCGCACTGCTAAACGCGGCTCACGGTTCTTCTGTGAAGCCAACCTCTGTGACGACGCCAACTGCTAG
- the fmnl3 gene encoding formin-like protein 3 isoform X5 yields MGNIESVDGQSEMKHHIMPLKVPMPDPTELEEKFAIVLNSMNLPPDKARLLRQYDNEKKWDLICDQERFQVKNPPHTYIQKIRGYLDPGVTRKKFRRRVQESTKVLRELEISLRTNHIGWVREFLNDENRGLDILVEYLSFAQCAVIYGTVSNSKTIKNSRLVSQKDDVHVCIMCLRAIMNYQYGFNMVMSHAHAVNEIALSLNNKNSRTKALVLELLAAVCLVRGGHEIILSAFDNFKEVCKEKHRFERLMDYFRSEEGNIDYMVACMQFINIVVHSVEDMNFRVHLQYEFTKLGLDDYLEKCKHTESDKLSVQIQAYLDNVFDVGGLLEDAETKNAALEKVEELEEHLSHVTEKLLEVENETMMKVADLEKVLLQKDKDLLAIRETYESTNTQVNTLRRMIKEKDAAFQRQVNIERRLLELEQQGTIRLHKKPDGDIAIETLGVGGGSGLGIPLGDIGQLSLGSTAGLTESGGADTSLPPASEAPPPPPPPPPPPPPLPSATGSCAPVPPPPPPLAPPLPDASPSVILSLGLSAIRIKKPIKTKFRLPVFNWTALKPNQINGTVFNEIDDERVLEELDLEKFEELFKTRAQGPVVDLSCTKSKVAQKAVNKVTLLDANRSKNLAITLRKANKTTEEICKAIEKFDLKALPVDFVECLMRFLPTEAEVKVLRQYERERRPLDQLAEEDRFMLLFSKIERLTQRMNIITFVGNFADNVNMLTPQLNAIIAASGSVKSSPKLKRMLEIILALGNYMNSSKRGCVYGFKLQSLDLLLDTKSTDRKMTLLHYIALIVKEKYPELANFHNELHFVDKAAAVSLENVLLDVRELGKGMDLIRRECSLHDHSVLKGFVQASDTQLDKLQKDAKTAEEAFNNVVNYFGESAKTTPPSVFFPVFVRFIKAYKDALEENEQRKKQEQAMREKLLAQEAKQHDPKVQAQKKRQQQQELIAELRKRQAKDHRPVYEGKDGTIEDIITVLKSVPFTARTAKRGSRFFCEANLCDDANC; encoded by the exons aatTCTATGAACCTGCCTCCAGACAAAGCTCGGCTCCTCAGACAATATGACAATGAGAAGAAATGGGACCTCATCTGCGACCAG GAGAGGTTTCAAGTCAAGAATCCACCTCACACCTACATCCAGAAAATACGAGGATACTTAGATCCCGGAGTCACGCGAAAG AAGTTTCGCAGGCGGGTGCAGGAATCTACAAAAGTCTTGAGGGAGCTGGAGATATCGCTGAGGACAAACCACATCGG GTGGGTCAGGGAGTTCCTCAATGATGAGAACAGAGGTCTCGACATCCTGGTGGAGTATCTCTCTTTTGCCCAGTGTGCTGTCAT CTATGGCACAGTTTCCAACAGCAAAACCATCAAGAACTCCCGTCTTGTGAGCCAAAAGgatgatgtgcatgtgtgcatcaTGTGCTTGAGAGCGATCATGAACTACCAG TATGGCTTCAATATGGTCATGTCTCACGCACACGCAGTCAATGAAATTGCTCTCAGCTTGAACAATAAGAACTCACG GACAAAAGCCTTGGTCCTTGAGCTGCTGGCTGCCGTCTGTCTAGTACGAGGAGGTCACGAGATCATCCTCTCAGCATTTGACAACTTCAAAGAG GTCTGTAAGGAGAAGCATCGCTTTGAGAGACTGATGGATTACTTCCGCAGTGAGGAGGGAAACATTGACTACATG GTGGCTTGCATGCAGTTCATCAACATTGTAGTCCACTCTGTGGAGGACATGAACTTCAGAGTCCATCTGCAGTATGAGTTCACCAAGCTGGGACTGGATGACTACCTGGAG AAATGTAAACATACGGAGAGTGACAAGCTGTCGGTGCAGATCCAGGCATACCTGGATAATGTATTTGACGTGGGTGGTCTACTGGAAGATGCAGAGACCAAGAATGCAGCGCTGGAGAAGGTGGAGGAACTGGAGGAGCACCTGTCCCAT GTGACGGAGAAGCTTCTGGAGGTTGAGAATGAGACAATGATGAAAGTGGCTGATCTGGAGAAGGTGCTCCTTCAGAAGGATAAGGATCTGCTTGCAATACGG GAGACGTACGAGTCGACCAACACCCAGGTCAACACCCTGAGGAGGATGATCAAGGAGAAGGATGCCGCCTTCCAGAGGCAAGTCAACATCGAGAGACGGCTGCTGGAGCTGGAACAGCAAGGCACCATCCGTTTGCACAAGAAGCCTGATGGAGACATTGCCATTGAGACGCTGGGTGTCGGGGGTGGTAGTGGCCTTGGGATCCCTCTGGGTGACATCGGGCAGCTATCTTTAGGTTCAACAGCTGGATTAACAGAATCAGGAGGAGCAGACACCAGTTTACCCCCAGCCAGTGAAGCTccgcctccacctcctccacctccaccgccgcctcctcctcttccctctgcCACAG GCTCGTGTGCACCAGTCCCACCACCGCCACCTCCTCTTGCTCCACCTCTGCCGGACGCTTCTCCCTCAGTTATTCTGAGTTTGGGTCTGTCAG cTATCAGAATCAAGAAGCCCATCAAGACTAAGTTCCGTCTGCCTGTGTTTAACTGGACGGCCTTGAAGCCCAATCAGATCAATGGCACAGTCTTCAACGAGATCGATGACGAACGTGTGCTAGAG GAGCTGGATCTGGAGAAGTTTGAGGAGCTGTTTAAGACCAGAGCCCAGGGTCCTGTGGTGGATCTATCTTGTACCAAGAGCAAAGTTGCCCAGAAGGCGGTAAACAAAGTCACCCTTCTGGATGCCAACCGCTCCAAGAACTTAGCCATCACACTGCGAAAGGCTAACAAGACCACAGAGGAGATATGCAAAGCAATAGAGAA GTTTGACCTAAAGGCCTTACCAGTTGACTTTGTGGAGTGCCTGATGCGTTTCCTGCCCACGGAGGCGGAAGTCAAGGTGTTGCGTCAGTATGAACGTGAGCGGCGTCCATTGGACCAGCTAGCAGAGGAGGATCGCTTCATGTTATTATTCAGCAAGATTGAGAGACTCACACAGAGGATGAACATCATCACCTTTGTCGGGAACTTTGCTGACAATGTCAACATGCTCACACCACAACTAAACGCAATCATTGCTGCCTCTGGCTCAGTGAAATCCTCACCAAAGTTGAAAAGAATGCTCGAG ATCATCTTAGCTTTGGGAAACTACATGAACAGCAGCAAACGAGGCTGTGTTTATGGTTTCAAATTACAAAGTCTTGATCTG CTGCTGGACACTAAGTCTACAGACAGAAAGATGACATTGCTCCACTACATAGCTCTCATTGTGAAAGAGAAGTACCCTGAGCTGGCCAACTTCCACAATGAACTGCACTTTGTGGATAAAGCTGCAGCAG TATCTCTGGAAAATGTGCTGCTGGATGTCCGAGAGCTGGGGAAAGGCATGGACCTGATCCGGAGGGAGTGCAGTCTTCACGACCATTCGGTGCTCAAGGGCTTCGTCCAGGCTAGTGACACACAGCTGGACAAGCTGCAGAAGGACGCCAAGACAGCAGAG GAAGCCTTCAACAATGTGGTGAACTACTTTGGAGAGAGTGCCAAGACGACTCCACCCTCTGTGTTCTTCCCTGTGTTTGTGCGCTTTATCAAGGCCTACAAG GATGCATTGGAGGAAAACgaacaaaggaaaaagcagGAGCAAGCAATGAGAGAAAAGTTACTGGCTCAGGAGGCTAAACAGCATGACCCCAAG GTCCAAGCTCAGAagaagaggcagcagcagcaggagctgaTCGCAGAGCTGCGCAAGCGGCAAGCCAAAGACCACCGGCCCGTGTATGAGGGCAAGGACGGCACTATTGAGGACATCATCACAG tACTGAAGAGCGTGCCCTTCACAGCCCGCACTGCTAAACGCGGCTCACGGTTCTTCTGTGAAGCCAACCTCTGTGACGACGCCAACTGCTAG